In Malaclemys terrapin pileata isolate rMalTer1 chromosome 10, rMalTer1.hap1, whole genome shotgun sequence, the following are encoded in one genomic region:
- the LOC128843923 gene encoding hydroxyacylglutathione hydrolase-like protein — protein sequence MKVKVISVLEDNYMYLVIEENTKEAVVVDAAVPKRLLEIVRKEGVTLKAILTTHHHWDHARGNEELAKVYPGLQVYGADERIGALTHKVTHNEELKFGDINVRCLFTPCHTSGHMCYFMWEENSPDAPALFSGDTLFIGGCGKFFEGTAEQMYKNLTEILGALPKDTKVFCGHEYTVRNLKFALKVEPENESVKKKLAWAKLRDDEDLPTVPSTLQEEFHYNPFLRVSEEAVQKFTGQTAPVAVLRALRTEKDNFKKPKERLTPQAMLAFEWGLFGPFMGKK from the exons ATGAAGGTCAAAGTGATTTCAGTCTTGGAAGATAACTACATGTACTTGGTCATTGAAGAAAACACCAAGGAAGCAGTTGTAGTGGACGCAGCTGTTCCCAAGAGG TTACTAGAAATTGTCAGAAAAGAAGGCGTTACCCTTAAAGCGATTCTTACCACCCATCACCACTG GGACCATGCCCGAGGAAACGAAGAACTGGCGAAGGTGTATCCAGGGCTGCAGGTGTATGGGGCGGATGAGCGGATTGGAGCCTTGACGCACAAAGTGACTCACAACGAGGAGTTAAAG TTTGGAGATATTAACGTGAGGTGCCTGTTCACGCCGTGCCATACATCAGGCCACATGTGTTATTTCATGTGGGAAGAGAACTCCCCAGATGCTCCAGCCCTCTTTTCAG GTGACACCTTGTTCATTGGTGGCTGTGGGAAGTTCTTTGAAGGGACGGCCGAGCAGATGTACAAGAACCTGACTGAAATCCTGGGTGCTTTGCCGAAGGACACT AAAGTGTTCTGTGGGCACGAGTACACCGTGAGGAATCTCAAGTTTGCTTTGAAAGTGGAACCGGAGAACGAGAGTGTGAAAAAGAAACTCGCTTGGGCAAAA CTCCGAGACGACGAGGACTTGCCCACGGTGCCCTCCACCCTGCAGGAGGAGTTCCACTACAACCCCTTCCTGCGGGTCTC GGAAGAAGCCGTGCAGAAATTCACTGGCCAGACAGCTCCGGTGGCCGTGCTGCGAGCTCTCCGCACAGAGAAGGATAACTTCAAGAAGCCCAAAGAGAGGCTGACCCCTCAGGCCATGCTGGCGTTCGAGTGGGGACTCTTCGGCCCCTTCATGGGGAAGAAGTGA
- the LOC128843957 gene encoding hydroxyacylglutathione hydrolase, mitochondrial-like isoform X2 has protein sequence MWRGKPRTLGQINKPKGTYSNHCLPRATRPGAGFLHADSALRKSKLVTQTNMKVELLPALTDNYMYLIIDEETKEAAIVDPVQPQKVVEVVRKHGVKLTTVLTTHHHWDHAGGNEKLVKMESGLRVYGGDSRVGALTQKVSHSTSFQVGSLHVKCLSTPCHTSGHICYYVTKPNSSEPPAVFTGDTLFVAGCGKFFEGTPEEMYKALIEILGRLDPETRVYCGHEYTINNLKFARHVEPNNAAIQQKLAWAKAKYDSGEPTIPSTIAEEFTYNPFMRVREKTVQQHAGETDPIRTMGAIRKEKDNFRVPKD, from the exons ATGTGGAGGGGAAAACCAAGGACTCTGGGCCAGATAAATAAGCCAAAGGGGACCTACAGCAACCACTGTCTGCCTC GTGCAACACGGCCAGGCGCTGGCTTCCTCCACGCCGACTCTGCTCTGAGAAAGTCTAAGCTAGTCACACAGACCAACATGAAGGTGGAGCTGCTTCCGGCCCTCACGGACAACTACATGTATCTCATCATCGATGAGGAAACCAAAGAGGCAGCAATTGTTGACCCGGTGCAACCCCAGAAG GTTGTGGAAGTGGTCAGAAAGCATGGCGTGAAGCTGACTACGGTTCTAACCACCCATCACCATTG GGACCATGCCGGCGGTAACGAGAAGCTTGTGAAGATGGAGTCTGGGTTAAGAGTATATGGGGGAGACAGCCGAGTGGGAGCCCTGACACAGAAAGTGTCTCACTCGACATCATTTCAG GTGGGATCTCTTCATGTGAAATGCCTCTCTACGCCATGTCACACTTCTGGACACATCTGTTATTATGTGACTAAACCAAATAGTTCTGAGCCTCCCGCTGTCTTTACAG gTGACACGCTGTTCGTGGCTGGCTGTGGGAAGTTCTTCGAGGGAACCCCAGAGGAAATGTACAAAGCCCTGATAGAGATTTTAGGCCGCCTGGACCCTGAAACG AGAGTTTACTGTGGTCACGAATACACCATCAACAACCTAAAATTTGCCCGTCACGTTGAACCCAATAACGCTGCCATCCAACAAAAACTAGCTTGGGCTAAG GCAAAATATGACAGTGGTGAACCAACTATCCCATCCACTATTGCAGAAGAGTTTACATACAACCCCTTCATGCGAGTGAG AGAGAAGACAGTCCAGCAGCATGCTGGGGAAACTGATCCCATTCGAACAATGGGAGCCATCAGAAAAGAGAAGGATAACTTCCGGGTCCCAAAAGACTGA
- the LOC128843957 gene encoding hydroxyacylglutathione hydrolase, mitochondrial-like isoform X1, with protein sequence MVCGSRRWLGSAVAVLGAAAAAGIRAGATRPGAGFLHADSALRKSKLVTQTNMKVELLPALTDNYMYLIIDEETKEAAIVDPVQPQKVVEVVRKHGVKLTTVLTTHHHWDHAGGNEKLVKMESGLRVYGGDSRVGALTQKVSHSTSFQVGSLHVKCLSTPCHTSGHICYYVTKPNSSEPPAVFTGDTLFVAGCGKFFEGTPEEMYKALIEILGRLDPETRVYCGHEYTINNLKFARHVEPNNAAIQQKLAWAKAKYDSGEPTIPSTIAEEFTYNPFMRVREKTVQQHAGETDPIRTMGAIRKEKDNFRVPKD encoded by the exons ATGGTCTGCGGGAGCCGGCGGTGGCTCGGCAGCGCGGTGGCTGTGCtgggagcggcggcggcggcggggatCCGAGCGG GTGCAACACGGCCAGGCGCTGGCTTCCTCCACGCCGACTCTGCTCTGAGAAAGTCTAAGCTAGTCACACAGACCAACATGAAGGTGGAGCTGCTTCCGGCCCTCACGGACAACTACATGTATCTCATCATCGATGAGGAAACCAAAGAGGCAGCAATTGTTGACCCGGTGCAACCCCAGAAG GTTGTGGAAGTGGTCAGAAAGCATGGCGTGAAGCTGACTACGGTTCTAACCACCCATCACCATTG GGACCATGCCGGCGGTAACGAGAAGCTTGTGAAGATGGAGTCTGGGTTAAGAGTATATGGGGGAGACAGCCGAGTGGGAGCCCTGACACAGAAAGTGTCTCACTCGACATCATTTCAG GTGGGATCTCTTCATGTGAAATGCCTCTCTACGCCATGTCACACTTCTGGACACATCTGTTATTATGTGACTAAACCAAATAGTTCTGAGCCTCCCGCTGTCTTTACAG gTGACACGCTGTTCGTGGCTGGCTGTGGGAAGTTCTTCGAGGGAACCCCAGAGGAAATGTACAAAGCCCTGATAGAGATTTTAGGCCGCCTGGACCCTGAAACG AGAGTTTACTGTGGTCACGAATACACCATCAACAACCTAAAATTTGCCCGTCACGTTGAACCCAATAACGCTGCCATCCAACAAAAACTAGCTTGGGCTAAG GCAAAATATGACAGTGGTGAACCAACTATCCCATCCACTATTGCAGAAGAGTTTACATACAACCCCTTCATGCGAGTGAG AGAGAAGACAGTCCAGCAGCATGCTGGGGAAACTGATCCCATTCGAACAATGGGAGCCATCAGAAAAGAGAAGGATAACTTCCGGGTCCCAAAAGACTGA